The sequence below is a genomic window from Cedecea neteri.
AAAGGGAGAGGGGGAAAACAGAGGCTGCTTTGACAATATTCCCTCTCCCCTCTGGGGAGAGGGTTAGGGTGAGGGGCAATCCCTACAGCGCACCGCGTCTATTCTTGGCGTAGGTATCAAACGCCACCGCCAGCACGATAATCAGCCCGGTAATGATCTGCTGGTAGTAGGCCGACACATTCATCAGCACCAGGCCATTAATCAGGATCCCCATGATGATGGCGCCGATGATCGTGCCGCTGATCCGCCCGTAGCCGCCCATCAGCGATGTCCCGCCGATCACCACCGAGGCGATCACCCGCAGCTCAAAAGAGATCCCCGCCACCGCTTCAGCGCTGCCCAATCGGGCGCTGAGCACAAAACCCGCCAGCCCGGCAAGACAACCAATCACCACGTACACGCTAACCAGCACGCGCTTCACGTTAACCCCGGCAAGTCGAGCCGCTTCCGGGTTGCCGCCGATGGCATAAACAAAACGCCCCCAGCGAGTTTTATGCAACGCCAGATAGCCCAGAATTGAGACAATGGCGAAGATCCAGATAGGTATCGAGATGCCGAGCATTTCGCCGCGTCCCCACCAGCGGTAGCCGGCATCAAACCCGGCGATTGGCGCGCCGTCGTTGATCACCAGCGTCAGGCCGCGCCAGATAGTCATCCCGCCCAGCGTGACAATGAACGGCGGCAGACGCAGGCGAGTGACGCCCAGGCCGTGCAGGAAGCCGATCAGCGTGCCGAGTGCCAGGCAAATCCCCAGCCCCAGCAGCCAGCTAAAGCCGCCCCAGGCGTTGGGATCGACGGTGGTAAAGTTGTCGCCCTTGATCACGTAGGCTGCGGTCATGGCACACACGGCCAGGATCGAACCCACCGACAGATCGATACCCGCCGTGAGAATGACAAAGGTCATGCCCACCGCGATGATCCCGTAGATGGAAACCTCGGTCAGGATGTTAAAAATATTGCGTTCGGACAGGAAGTTGCTGTTCTGCGACTGGAAGAAGATCAGCAACAGAAACATGAAGATCAGCACCCCGAAGCGCTCGAAGAAAGCGATCGGATCGAAGCGCGAGGCACTTTTTGCCGGCGTCTGGGTTTTGGTAATCATCTGCGTCATGGGCTCCCCCGTTATGCGGCGCTTAAGGCGCTATGGTTGATGGCCATCAGGGTCATCAGCCGTTCTTCGTTGGCTTCATCGCCGTGCAGCTCGCCGGTCACTCGCCCTTCGCTGAGGGTAATGATCCGATCCGACACCGCGAGAATCTCCGGCAGGTCGGAAGAGATCACGATCACCGCCACGCCCCGCTTAGCCATATCAAACAGCACCTGATGCACTTCCGATTTAGTGCCTACGTCAATGCCGCGAGTCGGCTCGTCGACGATCAACACGCGCGGATTCAACGCCATACAGCGCGCCAGAATCACTTTTTGCTGGTTCCCGCCGGAGAGCTTGCGCACCTCCTGCTCGGCGTTCACCATTTTGATTTGCAGCGCCTGCCGGTAGGACTCAATCAGCGCATCTTCTTTGCGCGGGCTGACGAAGTAGCGCCAGGTCAGCAGCGACGAAAGGCTGGAGAGCGACAGGTTGTCGCGGATCGACAGGCCCAGCACCGCCCCTTCTTTTTTACGATCTTCCGGCACCAGCGCGATCCCCTGGTCCAGGGCATGCATCGGGTTTTGCGGCCGGTAAGGTTTGCCGTCCAGCTCGAAGCTGCCGGTGGTAAATTTGTCTGCGCCAAACAGGCAGCGAGCAACTTCGGTGCGCCCGGCGCCTACCAGCCCGGCGATGCCCAGCACTTCTCCGGTGTGGACGTGGAAACTGATGTCTTTCAACGCAATGCCGTGCGGATCAAGCGGCGGTTTTTCACGGCTCAGCCCCTTCACCGCCAGGCGGATGGGCTTGTCTGCGTGGTGCGTGAGGCTGGCATCGCGGCGGTTAAACACCACGTCGCGGCCGACCATCAGGCGGATAATTTGCTCCACGTTGGTGCCCGCCACGTCGCCGGAGCCGGTATAGCGGCCATCCTGGAACACGGTGAACCGGTCACAAAGCTGGAAGACTTCATGCAGGCGATGCGTCACATAAATAATGCTGACGCCGCGACCTTTCAGCTCGCGCACCACGCGGTGCAGGCTCTCAACTTCGCTGTCGCTCAGGGCTGCGGAAGGCTCATCCATAATGATCAGTCGGGCGTTCAGCGTCAGCGCTCTGGCAATCTCAACCATCTGCTGCTGGGCCACGCTCAGGCGGGCCACGGCGGTCGTTGGCGCGACGTTGAGCTGCAAATAATCCAGAATGACCTGCGCTTCCTGGTTCACCGCTTTGCTGTCGACAATCAGGTTGCGGCGGCGCGGTTCGCGGCCAAGAAACATGTTTTCCGCCACCGTCATATTGGGCAGCAGGTTAAATTCTTGATAAATCGTGATAATGCCTTTGTTCTGGCGCACTACCGGCGAGTCATCCGCCGAAAGCGTTTCACCGTTAAACCAGATCTCACCGCGCGTTTGCGGCTGCGCCCCGGCCAGCGCCTTCAGCAGCGTGGATTTCCCCGCACCGTTTTCCCCCAGCAGGGCATGGATTTCCCCCTGCCCAACGCTGAGCTGCGCGCTGCTTAACGCCCAGACGCCGGAAAAACTCTTCGCCAGGTCGGTCACTTTCAGTAAAGGTTGCGACATCAGACTGCTCCTCTGTTGCGCCCGCCCGCGGGCGGACGGGCACGTTCAGATTTATTTGCCGGCTTCGCCGATACGCTCTGCTTGATCGAGGTTATCTTTGGTGATCATCGTGGGCGCGTAATCTGCCCCGGTGATCGCCTTCTTCTCACGAATGTTGGCCACCAGTTGGCTCATCGCCGTTTTCACCGCAAAACCAGGGCGCTGATCGGCGGTGGCCGCCATCCAGCCGTCACGCACGCGGGCCAGCGCTTCCGGCACGGCGTCAAAGCCGGTCACCAGCACTTCACCTGGCTTCATGCCCTGGCCCTGCAGCGCTTCAATCGCACCGAGCGCCATATCATCGTTAGCGGAGAGGATCACCTGAGGCTTTTTCGGCAGCGATGGCAGGACGCTTTCAACGATGCGCATACCTTCAGAACGCATCCAGTTCCCGGTCTGATCGGCGACGATCTTGTATTTGTCACCCCCGGCTTTCAGGCCGTCGCGGATCCCTTTGGTACGTTCGATATTGGAAGAGGAGCCTGGCTGCCCGGTCAGCAGCACGATGTCCGCGCCGTCAGGGAATTTGGCTTTCACAAAATCAGCGACGGCCTGGCCACCTTTGTAGTTGTTGGCACCAAAGTGCGGTACCGGCTTGTCGCTGGCAACCGAGCGGTCCAGAGTCACCACCGGCAGTTTGGCATCCTGAATTTCCCCTACCGCGCTCGACACGGCGTTAACGTCGTTTGGCGAAACGATAAACCCCTGAGCGCCACGGGTGATGGCGTTTTCCAGGTCCGCGACCTGCTTAGGCGAGCTGCCCTGGCTGTCGAGAACCTGCAGCTTGACGCCCATCTCTTTGGCGGCCTGCACGGCGGTGCGCTGCATATGCACTTCAAACGGCATCGCAAGGTTGGGGGTGCTAAAAACAATCTGTTCGTTTTCGGCCAGCGCC
It includes:
- a CDS encoding ABC transporter permease, with translation MTQMITKTQTPAKSASRFDPIAFFERFGVLIFMFLLLIFFQSQNSNFLSERNIFNILTEVSIYGIIAVGMTFVILTAGIDLSVGSILAVCAMTAAYVIKGDNFTTVDPNAWGGFSWLLGLGICLALGTLIGFLHGLGVTRLRLPPFIVTLGGMTIWRGLTLVINDGAPIAGFDAGYRWWGRGEMLGISIPIWIFAIVSILGYLALHKTRWGRFVYAIGGNPEAARLAGVNVKRVLVSVYVVIGCLAGLAGFVLSARLGSAEAVAGISFELRVIASVVIGGTSLMGGYGRISGTIIGAIIMGILINGLVLMNVSAYYQQIITGLIIVLAVAFDTYAKNRRGAL
- a CDS encoding sugar ABC transporter ATP-binding protein, which gives rise to MSQPLLKVTDLAKSFSGVWALSSAQLSVGQGEIHALLGENGAGKSTLLKALAGAQPQTRGEIWFNGETLSADDSPVVRQNKGIITIYQEFNLLPNMTVAENMFLGREPRRRNLIVDSKAVNQEAQVILDYLQLNVAPTTAVARLSVAQQQMVEIARALTLNARLIIMDEPSAALSDSEVESLHRVVRELKGRGVSIIYVTHRLHEVFQLCDRFTVFQDGRYTGSGDVAGTNVEQIIRLMVGRDVVFNRRDASLTHHADKPIRLAVKGLSREKPPLDPHGIALKDISFHVHTGEVLGIAGLVGAGRTEVARCLFGADKFTTGSFELDGKPYRPQNPMHALDQGIALVPEDRKKEGAVLGLSIRDNLSLSSLSSLLTWRYFVSPRKEDALIESYRQALQIKMVNAEQEVRKLSGGNQQKVILARCMALNPRVLIVDEPTRGIDVGTKSEVHQVLFDMAKRGVAVIVISSDLPEILAVSDRIITLSEGRVTGELHGDEANEERLMTLMAINHSALSAA
- a CDS encoding sugar ABC transporter substrate-binding protein, whose translation is MKKLILAALIALTTAPALAENEQIVFSTPNLAMPFEVHMQRTAVQAAKEMGVKLQVLDSQGSSPKQVADLENAITRGAQGFIVSPNDVNAVSSAVGEIQDAKLPVVTLDRSVASDKPVPHFGANNYKGGQAVADFVKAKFPDGADIVLLTGQPGSSSNIERTKGIRDGLKAGGDKYKIVADQTGNWMRSEGMRIVESVLPSLPKKPQVILSANDDMALGAIEALQGQGMKPGEVLVTGFDAVPEALARVRDGWMAATADQRPGFAVKTAMSQLVANIREKKAITGADYAPTMITKDNLDQAERIGEAGK